Proteins from a single region of Candidatus Binatia bacterium:
- a CDS encoding NUDIX hydrolase gives MIASRRCFEGRVFAVRVDEVRFEDGSEHRVDVVEHGASVAIVATPTPDTIVLVRQYRHPANAAPWEIPAGSSDANESPTDGARRELREETGYLAGSIRPIGSVWTTPGFCSEVMHFFHADQLTAGAPATDEDERIEVRTCTREAAWRLVGEGTVDAKTLLALLWLQGGEGEFGSHFGR, from the coding sequence GTGATCGCCTCCCGCCGTTGCTTCGAGGGCCGCGTCTTCGCCGTGCGCGTCGACGAGGTGAGGTTCGAGGATGGGAGCGAGCACCGCGTTGACGTCGTCGAGCACGGCGCCTCCGTTGCGATCGTCGCCACGCCCACCCCGGACACGATCGTTTTGGTACGCCAGTACCGGCACCCGGCGAACGCGGCGCCGTGGGAGATTCCCGCCGGATCGTCCGACGCCAACGAGAGCCCCACGGACGGCGCCAGGCGCGAGCTGCGCGAGGAAACCGGGTATCTCGCGGGCAGCATCCGGCCGATCGGCTCTGTCTGGACTACTCCCGGCTTCTGCTCTGAGGTCATGCACTTCTTTCACGCGGATCAGCTCACCGCCGGCGCGCCGGCAACGGATGAAGACGAACGAATCGAGGTGCGGACGTGCACGCGTGAGGCGGCATGGCGCCTGGTCGGTGAGGGGACCGTCGACGCAAAAACCCTGCTGGCCCTGCTTTGGCTGCAGGGCGGAGAAGGTGAATTTGGAAGTCACTTTGGTCGATAG
- a CDS encoding serine hydrolase domain-containing protein gives MRRWGSVFATALFVGLLALPARSQPGLALTPSVAAQIDRMARDEIHAGRTPGLAIGVVEDGRLVYARGFGFATIAPHAAMMPDTEFYAGGVTMEFTAASILLLVQDGKLSLDDRVSKYVPEFHLGDDVTIAQLLTQTSGLPSYTTIPKVASDLTRTIKLNDLLAMVDGIKPPASPGVVYANNPINYLIAGLIVQRVSGVPLSDYLEQHIFLPLVMNHTFLAGDNGIGAHATGYTRSARDFAVAPTWDPAWLDGDSGLVSTIYDLAKWDIEMPVLLRVDSVRTMFSPTASAGPTKYGMGWVIDRRGGKEFVWTNGEISGYRAMNALLPEQQVGVIVLSNVDSLRGRSVTIPEELGARILDLLVPPATTNLDNAIVTRAKEWLDRLATRHLDRSELTPSFSAYLSDELVAREDFASLGPVQSIAPISSTVETNGDTLYEFLVRYPNAQFHYQFEVTADGKIDGLSLTA, from the coding sequence ATGAGACGTTGGGGTTCCGTCTTTGCGACGGCTCTATTCGTCGGGTTGTTAGCGCTGCCGGCCCGCTCGCAACCCGGGCTCGCCTTGACTCCCTCGGTCGCCGCGCAGATCGACCGCATGGCAAGAGATGAAATTCATGCGGGGCGGACGCCCGGGCTCGCGATCGGCGTCGTCGAGGACGGCCGGCTCGTCTACGCGCGCGGATTTGGCTTCGCGACGATCGCACCACACGCCGCGATGATGCCCGACACGGAGTTTTACGCGGGCGGCGTCACGATGGAGTTTACGGCCGCCTCGATCCTATTGCTTGTCCAGGACGGCAAATTAAGCCTCGACGATCGAGTGAGCAAGTACGTCCCCGAGTTCCATTTGGGCGACGACGTCACGATCGCGCAGCTCCTCACGCAGACCTCCGGCCTCCCAAGCTATACGACGATCCCGAAAGTCGCGTCTGATCTGACGCGCACGATCAAGCTCAACGACCTGCTCGCCATGGTCGATGGGATCAAACCACCCGCTTCTCCAGGTGTCGTCTACGCGAACAATCCGATCAACTATCTCATCGCCGGCCTGATCGTGCAGCGCGTCAGCGGCGTCCCGCTCTCCGACTATCTCGAGCAGCACATCTTCTTGCCGCTCGTGATGAATCACACGTTCCTCGCCGGCGATAACGGCATCGGCGCACATGCCACCGGTTACACGCGCAGCGCGCGCGACTTCGCGGTCGCCCCGACGTGGGACCCTGCGTGGCTCGACGGCGACTCCGGCCTCGTTTCCACGATCTACGACCTCGCCAAGTGGGACATCGAGATGCCGGTGTTGCTGCGCGTGGATTCGGTTCGAACGATGTTCAGCCCAACCGCGAGCGCCGGGCCGACGAAGTACGGCATGGGATGGGTCATCGATCGGCGTGGGGGCAAGGAGTTCGTCTGGACCAACGGTGAGATCTCGGGTTATCGCGCGATGAACGCGCTACTGCCCGAACAACAAGTAGGCGTGATCGTGCTATCCAACGTCGACTCACTGCGCGGGCGCTCGGTGACGATCCCCGAAGAATTGGGGGCCCGCATCTTAGATCTCTTGGTGCCGCCGGCGACGACGAACCTGGACAACGCCATCGTGACGCGAGCTAAGGAGTGGCTCGATCGTCTCGCGACCCGCCACCTGGATCGCTCGGAACTGACCCCGTCCTTCAGTGCCTACCTGAGCGACGAACTCGTTGCGCGTGAAGACTTCGCGTCCCTGGGTCCGGTTCAATCGATCGCGCCGATATCGAGCACCGTCGAAACGAACGGCGACACGCTGTACGAGTTCCTCGTGCGCTACCCCAATGCGCAGTTTCACTACCAGTTCGAAGTGACCGCCGACGGCAAGATCGACGGACTCAGTTTGACCGCCTAG
- the rplT gene encoding 50S ribosomal protein L20: MARIKRGVNALKHRRKVMKLVKGFRASRRRNYRVANEALLKSLAYSFRDRRVRKRDFRSLWISRINAAVRREGLSYSVFMHGLKKSGVSLNRKALADLAISDEKAFGMLLNLARQAAER; the protein is encoded by the coding sequence ATGGCACGCATCAAACGCGGGGTAAACGCTCTCAAGCACCGCCGCAAGGTCATGAAGCTAGTCAAGGGCTTCCGCGCGTCGCGCCGCCGCAACTATCGCGTCGCTAACGAGGCGCTACTGAAGTCGCTGGCCTACTCGTTCCGCGACCGGCGCGTGCGCAAGCGCGATTTCCGCTCGCTGTGGATCAGCCGGATCAACGCCGCCGTGCGCCGCGAAGGTCTTTCATATTCGGTCTTCATGCACGGCCTGAAGAAATCCGGCGTCAGCCTGAACCGCAAGGCCCTCGCGGACCTGGCTATCTCGGACGAAAAGGCGTTCGGGATGCTGCTGAACCTGGCGCGGCAAGCCGCGGAACGATAG
- the pheS gene encoding phenylalanine--tRNA ligase subunit alpha — protein MTDLTQLLADLLQRFAADAKAVGTTQALENVRVAYLGRSGEVTKVRRTIGTLPPAERPGAGKAINDAVAMMEGRLQAAQADLESSAVGAELAAAIDPTFPAIASQVGSIHPVRRIIEESCDYFMRHGFAVVVGPEAEPDYYNFDALNIPSDHPARESFDSFWLTDGVLLRPHTSPMQIRTMQQHRPPIAIVAPGKCFRRDAVDARHLFQFHQVEGLLVADDIHFGHLKGMLTGLCRELFGPEQRVRFRPSYFPFTEPSAEVDTTCPKCHGDASGPRCNLCGGSGWIELGGSGMVHPNVLREVGYDPNVYSGWAFGFGVERLGLPRYGVDDIRRFINSDPDFLAQLS, from the coding sequence ATGACCGATTTGACGCAACTATTGGCGGATTTGCTCCAGCGCTTCGCGGCCGATGCGAAGGCTGTCGGCACCACGCAGGCGCTGGAAAACGTGCGCGTCGCCTACCTCGGCAGAAGCGGCGAGGTAACGAAAGTGCGCCGCACGATCGGCACGCTTCCACCGGCAGAGCGGCCTGGCGCGGGCAAGGCGATCAACGACGCCGTCGCCATGATGGAAGGCCGCTTGCAGGCGGCGCAGGCGGACTTGGAGTCGAGCGCCGTCGGCGCGGAGCTCGCCGCCGCGATCGACCCAACGTTCCCTGCGATCGCGTCGCAGGTCGGATCGATCCATCCGGTGCGGCGGATTATCGAGGAAAGCTGCGACTACTTCATGCGGCACGGCTTCGCGGTCGTCGTCGGCCCCGAGGCGGAGCCGGATTATTACAACTTCGACGCCCTGAACATCCCGAGCGACCATCCCGCACGCGAGAGCTTCGACTCGTTCTGGTTGACCGACGGCGTGCTGCTGCGGCCGCACACTTCGCCGATGCAGATTCGCACGATGCAGCAGCATCGCCCACCGATCGCGATCGTGGCGCCGGGAAAGTGCTTTCGCCGCGACGCTGTCGACGCGCGGCATCTCTTTCAGTTCCATCAGGTCGAAGGATTGCTCGTCGCCGACGACATCCATTTCGGACATCTGAAGGGCATGCTGACCGGATTGTGCCGCGAGCTGTTCGGCCCGGAGCAACGCGTTCGCTTTCGCCCGTCGTACTTTCCGTTCACCGAGCCGAGCGCCGAGGTGGACACGACTTGCCCGAAGTGCCACGGCGATGCCTCGGGCCCGCGGTGCAACCTCTGCGGCGGCTCGGGGTGGATCGAGCTGGGCGGATCCGGAATGGTGCATCCTAATGTCCTGCGCGAGGTCGGTTACGATCCCAACGTGTACTCCGGTTGGGCCTTCGGCTTCGGCGTCGAGCGGCTCGGCCTGCCGCGCTACGGCGTCGACGACATCCGCCGCTTCATCAACAGCGACCCCGATTTTCTCGCGCAACTGAGTTGA
- a CDS encoding RNA methyltransferase, translating into MAVRLGVHADRLAGVRALQSPKGRRAQGRFAFEGLTMLEEALASRFPVEEIYCTETMYDATPRLGELESRGITVFLVDERSAPHISDVRTPSGVVAVAPLRLRPVEELLAGAALILVLADVSDPGNAGTLLRSADAFGCDGVAFGSLGVDPYNPKVVRGSMGAIFRQPISVADPPALSAAAATAGVNLVGLAAHGACLESRQLERPVAIVVGNERHGLGRWATLCERVLAIPMQGPSESLSAAVAGSIALYEAGRAFVHQGSALRSCQESGADPKSQDYRC; encoded by the coding sequence GTGGCCGTACGTCTCGGAGTTCACGCCGACCGGCTCGCAGGCGTACGGGCGCTTCAATCGCCCAAGGGGCGCCGCGCGCAGGGGCGCTTTGCGTTCGAAGGCCTTACGATGTTGGAAGAGGCCCTCGCGAGTCGCTTTCCGGTCGAAGAGATCTATTGCACTGAGACCATGTACGACGCGACGCCCCGGCTCGGCGAGCTAGAGTCCCGCGGGATCACGGTCTTCCTCGTGGACGAACGCAGTGCCCCGCACATTTCGGACGTGAGGACGCCGAGCGGCGTGGTGGCCGTCGCCCCGCTGCGGCTCCGTCCCGTCGAAGAACTACTGGCCGGCGCGGCGCTGATCTTGGTCCTCGCCGACGTCAGCGATCCTGGCAACGCGGGAACGCTGCTGCGCTCGGCGGATGCGTTCGGCTGCGACGGCGTCGCGTTCGGAAGCCTGGGCGTCGACCCATACAACCCGAAGGTCGTGCGCGGCTCGATGGGAGCGATCTTTCGCCAGCCAATCTCGGTCGCGGATCCGCCGGCGCTGTCCGCGGCGGCGGCCACCGCGGGGGTGAATCTCGTCGGGCTCGCGGCCCACGGCGCCTGCCTGGAGAGCAGGCAACTTGAGCGCCCGGTCGCGATCGTCGTGGGCAACGAGCGGCACGGGCTGGGACGCTGGGCGACCCTCTGCGAGCGAGTGCTCGCCATCCCTATGCAGGGCCCCAGCGAGAGCCTGAGCGCGGCGGTCGCGGGATCGATCGCGCTGTACGAAGCGGGGCGCGCGTTCGTGCATCAAGGGAGCGCTCTGCGGTCTTGTCAAGAGAGTGGTGCGGACCCAAAAAGTCAAGACTACCGGTGCTAA
- the pheT gene encoding phenylalanine--tRNA ligase subunit beta yields MRVPISWLREYAAIPADAEAVAHRLAMLGFPVADVERRPEISGVVTGRIAELEKHPNADRLQVARVDVGAAEPLTIATAASNVAAGQVIAVATVGAQLPTLRIERRTMRGVVSHGMMISAGELALPAEWFEDGILQLGQGTPLGVDAVELFGLRHDVLDVEITANRPDALSIVGLARELAASYGVELRLPPLLDSYDATEPPGEAPRVVLQSTDCHRFVAQRFDGVQVRPAPAWMRIRLALAGQRPINNVVDVSNYVMLETGQPLHFYDAAHIHGGTLTVRSARDGEKIVTLDGVARALSPASLVIADDTAPLGLAGLMGSASSEVTTATNSIVVEAANFSGPRVRRMSGALGLRTEASARHEKSLAPALTDFGAARAAQLLSELGATAYAPHAFGAELMTPAPIRLPLRDVERLLGLAIPRERVAQHLEALGCAVEPAGTGALAVTAPPWRRDLTIAADLIEETARIEGYDRIEAVEPSVPPHAISSAVFDRERRLAHALEALGYREIITHSLRGSAYGDASVEVRNPLSEEQRFLRGSLVPGMLEYFAAYEAVRIFEIGDVFRADGDGVAERTALGFGFTANADSARPWRDEPFLRLRGDCEALVRKITGLTVDASPGGGVEFHPGKRAALTIEGREVGELGCIDPRLSRAFGLSGNAYVCLIDVAALPAYAVPHYRVPSRFPSTYRDIALVVRDDVSAHEVELAVAAAAGPLSTGVHAFDEYRGPQVADGHKSLALRVTLQRFDATITDEEADAAVAAVLVALGERLGATIRT; encoded by the coding sequence GTGCGCGTACCGATAAGCTGGCTGCGGGAATACGCCGCGATTCCGGCCGATGCCGAAGCCGTCGCCCACCGCTTAGCGATGCTCGGCTTTCCCGTCGCCGACGTCGAGAGGCGCCCCGAGATCAGCGGGGTCGTGACCGGGCGCATCGCGGAGCTCGAGAAGCATCCCAACGCCGATCGGCTGCAGGTCGCGCGCGTCGACGTCGGCGCTGCCGAGCCGCTGACGATCGCCACTGCGGCCAGCAACGTTGCCGCGGGCCAAGTCATCGCCGTGGCGACCGTCGGCGCTCAGCTCCCAACGCTGAGGATCGAGCGGCGCACGATGCGCGGCGTCGTCTCGCACGGAATGATGATCTCGGCCGGCGAGCTGGCGCTGCCCGCGGAGTGGTTCGAGGACGGGATCCTGCAGCTTGGCCAGGGGACTCCGCTCGGCGTCGACGCCGTCGAGCTCTTTGGACTCAGGCACGACGTGCTGGACGTCGAGATCACGGCGAACCGGCCCGACGCATTGTCGATCGTCGGGCTGGCGCGCGAGCTCGCCGCATCCTACGGCGTCGAGCTACGGCTGCCGCCCCTACTCGATTCGTACGACGCAACGGAGCCGCCGGGCGAGGCGCCGCGCGTGGTCCTGCAGTCCACGGATTGCCACCGGTTCGTCGCGCAGCGTTTCGACGGCGTGCAGGTCCGGCCGGCGCCGGCCTGGATGCGCATCCGGCTTGCCCTGGCGGGCCAGCGTCCGATCAACAACGTGGTGGACGTCTCGAACTACGTGATGCTGGAGACCGGGCAGCCGCTGCACTTTTACGACGCCGCGCACATCCACGGCGGCACGCTCACGGTCCGCAGCGCTCGCGACGGCGAGAAGATCGTGACGCTCGACGGCGTCGCGCGCGCGCTCTCGCCGGCGTCGCTCGTGATCGCCGACGACACCGCGCCGCTCGGCCTCGCGGGTCTGATGGGGAGCGCATCCAGCGAGGTAACAACGGCGACGAACTCGATCGTCGTCGAGGCCGCCAACTTCAGCGGCCCGCGGGTCCGCCGGATGAGCGGAGCGCTCGGCCTACGCACCGAGGCGTCGGCTCGTCACGAGAAATCGCTGGCGCCGGCGCTGACCGACTTCGGCGCGGCGCGGGCTGCGCAGCTGTTGAGCGAGCTCGGCGCGACTGCCTATGCCCCTCACGCCTTCGGAGCCGAGCTGATGACGCCGGCGCCGATTCGCCTGCCGCTGCGCGACGTGGAGCGGCTATTGGGCCTCGCGATACCTCGCGAACGCGTCGCCCAGCATCTCGAGGCGCTCGGCTGCGCCGTGGAGCCGGCCGGGACGGGCGCGCTCGCGGTGACGGCGCCGCCGTGGCGCCGCGACCTCACGATCGCTGCCGACCTAATCGAAGAAACCGCGCGCATCGAGGGATACGACCGGATCGAGGCCGTCGAGCCGTCGGTGCCACCGCACGCGATCTCGAGTGCGGTGTTCGATCGCGAGCGTCGCCTGGCGCACGCGCTCGAGGCGCTGGGCTATCGCGAGATCATCACGCACTCGCTGCGCGGCTCCGCGTACGGCGACGCTTCGGTCGAGGTTCGCAACCCGCTGTCGGAAGAGCAACGCTTTCTCCGTGGCTCGCTGGTTCCGGGGATGCTCGAGTACTTCGCCGCCTACGAAGCGGTTCGAATCTTCGAGATCGGCGACGTGTTCCGCGCGGACGGCGACGGCGTTGCCGAGCGGACCGCGCTCGGATTCGGCTTTACGGCAAACGCCGATTCTGCGCGGCCCTGGCGCGACGAACCGTTCCTGCGGCTGCGCGGCGACTGCGAGGCGCTAGTTCGAAAGATCACGGGCCTAACCGTCGACGCGTCGCCGGGCGGCGGCGTCGAGTTCCATCCCGGCAAGCGCGCGGCGCTGACGATCGAGGGCCGCGAGGTGGGCGAGCTCGGGTGCATCGACCCGCGCTTAAGCCGAGCGTTCGGCCTATCCGGCAACGCGTACGTCTGCCTCATCGACGTCGCGGCGCTGCCTGCGTACGCCGTGCCGCACTATCGTGTGCCGTCCAGGTTCCCCTCGACGTATCGCGACATCGCGCTGGTGGTGCGCGACGACGTGAGCGCGCACGAGGTCGAACTGGCCGTCGCCGCCGCGGCCGGTCCGCTGAGCACCGGCGTCCATGCGTTCGACGAATACCGCGGACCGCAGGTCGCGGACGGGCACAAGAGCCTCGCCCTGCGCGTCACGCTGCAGCGCTTCGACGCGACGATCACCGACGAGGAGGCCGATGCGGCGGTCGCCGCTGTCCTCGTCGCTCTCGGCGAGCGGTTGGGGGCGACGATTCGAACGTGA